The following DNA comes from Lynx canadensis isolate LIC74 chromosome B1, mLynCan4.pri.v2, whole genome shotgun sequence.
ttgtatcttaatttttatggatattaaaataatccataatataagcaaaattttaaaatttctttatagtATATATGGAGAGTTAGCTTTAAACAGCTTATGTTCCACTTGCAAGTTTATAGAAATATAAGTATGCCAAAATTAATAAAGAGTAGAGGAATTATTTGTCATATAAAATACGTGATTATTTTTATGGTATTATggaatgcttttgtttttaatggaaggGATCCAATCAAGGTACCTCTATTTGCATAGACAAAATATATTAGCCAGTAATATTCTTGATTTATAAATACACCAACACTCATCtccactttctgattttaaaatgttgaggTTATTTTATGTGCTTAAATCTTTTTGGAGTAAGGCATGGAGATTCAGCctacacatatgtgtacatatgttcAAATACAGGTCTCTAAGCTTTTGGTTTTCTCTTAGAGTTCTTAGAAAGTATCTAGCTTTTATTTGTGGAAGTAGATGTTGtacaattaaacaaaaaagcTATAACCTTTTTTACAAATGGAGATACAGTTGACACATAGCAGGATATTggtttcaggtttacaacataatgattggatacacatatatattatgaaatgatcaccacaataagtctactTAACATCCATCATGAtgcatagttatttttttttctttgatgtgttttaacttttaataacTGATTCTTCTGATGTTTTCTACAAACTATTTCTTAGGTCACAGGCAAATTCTGATATCTGATTTAGTTAAGTGTATCTCAGAAAAACAAGACATGCCAAACATCATGTTCAATAGGATTTTTGATCATTACTCCAATATAACCAAGTAGAAATGTtttcacaagatcatgacttgttGTAGTGGTATTGGACTGCCAAGAAAACCAAACCTATATGATCCAAGTTagattttcctttgaaaaaagtTGTCTGCGAATGTTCAGTTCTAGTCAAGGCAGTTTTTACTttccactttattattattattatattattattactactactactattttagagaaagaaagagagtgcaaccaggggaaaggggcagaaggaaagagaatatgagcatgagacagaatcccaagcaggctccatgctcagcagagagtccgatgaTGGgatcaatcccacgaccctgggatcatgacttgaatggaaatcaagagtcagtcgctcaactgactgagccacccaggtgcccatcagcttttttttttttttttaattttaatatatgtgctgctgaagcgaaCATTCAACTTTTTATGAGTAtcacctcctcctctttcttttatttcttttgatgtcACCATATCTGCTCTTTTTTTCAGTCTGAAATTCACCAggatagtttctttaaaatatggaaCACATAATGGTACAAGTGGATTGAAAAATGAGAGTAACTTTAACTTGAAGGTTAAAGCAAAATGCAGTTTTTCCtaactttgtttacatttttcctttaaattgatACACTAAAAATAttgcaagaggggcgcctgggtggcgcagtcggttaagcgtccgacttcagccaggtcatgatctcgcggtccgtgagttcgagccccgcgtcaggctctgggctgatggctcagagcctggagcctgtttcccattctgtgtctccctctctctctggccctcccccgttcatgctctgtctctctctctgtcccaaaaataaataaacgttgaaaaaaaaaattaaaaaaaaaaatattgcaagaaAGTACATGAAAAAACTTTCTTGTCCCATCTCCCCCTGCCCTGTTGTGTAGCATGTTTCATTGGGAAATGATCAGTATTAACTGACTTCAGCATCAACATTGATAGGCACTCATATGCTTATATGTGTTCACAGGCACACCATTATAGTCGGCAATGGTATAGTCGGCAATGGTTAATTCACGTAAACTATTGTAAGTAGCAAAGCTTCAGGGGACCTAACAGCTTGGTGTGGCTTGAAACTCTCTCTACCTTAGGATAGTGACTTTACACACAAACTCCTGTCAAGGTGGAGAAGGGACCAAAgaactatttttcctttaaataagagTACTTACAAATATAAAGTTAAATCAAATAGAACTATTATAGCAAGTAATATGAGAAGTTAAATAATCTTGTTTTTCCCAATTTAgacttgtaaaaattaaaaatgatctttAAGGTATTCACATGGTTTAATTAAATAAGGAGGCCATCAGACTAAGGTGGCTGTAATGCCGTGGTAGCCTACTTAAGAAAACCAAAACCTAAGCCAGAGTCAATGGACTCAAATTGAGAAAATGACACTTAAGAGTAAGCAACTACAAACAGCTAGTTAGGCTTTCCCAGCAGCACCTTAAGGTATAgccaataaaataatttccttgctttgcttctgtATAAAAATGCTTCCCCTAGCTCCTGTTGTTGGAGCACACCTAACCGTCTCTGGTCTGGCATTGCCTGATTCCTACTGATGCATGTTCAAACAAATTCTTGAAAATTTTCATGTGCCAGAGTTTACCTTTCAACAACgctaaatgattaaatgaatgatATCTTTTAATGCAACAATGTACAATTGAATGGAATATCCTTTGtaattaaatgtacattttttcaatgatctcttttattctcttctaaTAATCACTTAAtcatctcaatttattttaataaaagtttacaGGGCCCTTATTTAATGGGTTTTATTCCTGCTTAGCCAAACTGGGCACACAGTTTCTTAAAGTGGACCATGAACATTCCCATGAAGGACTAAAAGTAAATTTACATAAGTCTCCCTTTAACTGAGGGACTTGAACTTGATCCACTGGTTTGCACCACGAACTTCAAAAGCTGGAGTATTGCAGTAGATGTGATGAGCTAATTCTTCCAAAGGTGGTTCAGGATCAGTCATAGCAAACTGGGCTGCATCCTCAACTTCTTTCCTCACTTCAACATCAATATCCTTTAGTTCCTCAACAGTGGCAAGCTTACTGTCTACCATTCTGTCTTTGAGAAGCATAATAGGATCGCTCTCCCTTCTCACATTCTGAACTTCTTCTCGGGTACGATAACTGATCCCAGGGTCACTCATACTGTGTCCATGATACCGGTAGGTCTGCAGCTCCATCACTATGGGCCCCTTTCCAGATCTACAGTAGTCAGCTACAAACTTAGTTGCCTCCCGAACACCTAGAACATCCATTCCGTCTACCCTCAGTCCAGGGATAAAATTTCCTCTCTTATAGTAATCAGTGCTGGCTGATGCTCTCTCAACAGGGGTTCCCATTCCATAGAGGTTATTCTCACAGATGAAAACACAGGGTAATTTCCACAAAGCTGCCATATTGTGAGCTTCGGCTATCTGACCCTGATTGGCAGCACCATCCCCATAAAGAGCCAAACAGACCTCCTTGTTTCCCTTGTACTTACAGGCCAGAGCAATACCAgctcccaggggcccctgtgcGCCAACAATGCCATTGCCCCCATAGAAATTCTTGACATACATATGCATCGAGCCTCCTTTTCCTTTAGCACAGCCTCCCCTTCGTCCTGTCAGCTCTGCAAGAATTGATCGGACAGAGAGTCCACGAGTATAGCACAAGCCATGAGCCCGATAGGATGTGATGACACGGTCGGTGGGATTTATCCCGGCCTCCAGGCCCACAGAACAAGCTTCCTGACCATCGCACAAGTGACAGAAGCCACGGATAAACTTTTGTTTATACAGCTGATCTGCCTTCAGCTCCATTCGGCGAACAGTCTGCATCATCCTGTAGTATCTGAGCCCATCCTCCCGGGTGAGCACTGTTGTGACAGGGGGACCCTCTTCTAAGCGATAAAGATCACATTTCTTAATTGCAAACATCGCATCATTTGAATAGTTACAGGATGCCACCAGCACTCTGCTAGCGGGCTTCTGCGTGACCCCGGACAACACGCGGGAGACAACGGCAGCGAGCATCTTCCTCATGGAGAACAGCCCAAGGTGGTGGCCCCGACTCTCAGCTGCCCAGAGGCCTGGCTGCACCCGTCCcctccggagcctgcttccgcgTCAGAATGCCATCGGCGCCACAATGACCACGCTGGCAACAGAGGCCACGTCACGCCGCTCCGTGTCACCAGGTTGCCAGACCTGACGGACTGATTTTTGCAGTGCCTTCCAACTGTAATTAAGAATAAAGGTTGTTTCGTTTCTTGAAGGACTCGGCTGAACAACCACCCTATCCTAATTAGTGCCATCATCATTGCCTAAAAGTAACCAGAGTCCCTTCTTCCTGCTAAACACTATAGAGGGCTTCTTGACCCTAAGTCAATGGAACAGAGGCGCAAACACAGTCCCCAAGGCACATGAGGGATCCGAGAGGTTAGGCCAAAGATATTCTTGCCAGTATttctttaaagtctttaaaattttgttttagaatatgTATGGATATTTTATCCTACTCCATAGTATACCATCTTTAtttgaatgtaaaaataaagatgcaaattacttgtaatttaaatatttaactttaaacacacacagactttttaaagaaaagttggtGTCGCAAAAGAATACGGCACATTTACCCTATGGCTTCTAGCACGTGTGTCACctgaggcaggggtggagagTGCAAGGCAGGTGATGACACATAAACCCCAGCCAGAGTATAGCAGTCTAAACCCAATAATAAGGTTTTCCTGAAGTGGGGAGATTAAAGGCAGAGTTGAGATGCAGATTGCAGTAAGTTTTTGATATGGCACCTTTCCTTGTGTTTCTTACAATCCCGACTCTTATCCCTTTTTGTGTTCCTCTATTTTCTGACTAATTtaccttttttgtcttttccttgtaATGTCTTCAACAGGCTTCCATAGAAAACATCAAGATGCAAGTGctgctggattttgtttttatatcaacCTAAATTGAATCAGTCCTAGTCCACGAAATTGAGaagtgttttcttattgttatttcttattaccttatttaaaaaaaaaaaaacaaaactttcttttgcttatttttgagagaaatacagagcatgagtgggggaggggcagacagagggtgacacagaatccgaagcaggctccaggctctgagctgtcagcacagtgctggaaatggggttggaactcatggactgagggatcatgccctgagctgaagttggaggcttaaccagctgagccacccaggcaccccatataatATCTCTTTATAGTAAACATTAGAGAGGGTAACTTCTTATAAAGTGACCCACTAAACAGTGTGCAGTTTGGACTGAAAGATAGCAATAGAATTTGCTTAAGTCACTGGTAACAGTTCAATCATAGGACAAGAGAAGTCATAGGCCTAGTGTTATAGAGATCACatatcattttcctcttttgcaCTTTTACTAGTAAGGTGATTTTTGTACCCCAATAATCCAACCATATCCAGGAATCTGGTTCTATGTAGACTATTAAATCATTCACCTTACTGAGTCTTCTGTTTTATATCCATTGCCTATTTATaaacaaagatacaaataaaatacaaaatgcctGTTTGTCAATAAATCTTTAGCCAAATTTCCCTATGACACGTTCAAAGCAGCTGCCTTCTCTATGTTTAGTTGCAGGTGTTATGTTGGACACTCCTTTTGATATTCAGGCAGGAAGTAGAAAATAGCTTGTTAAAAAGTTACAATATCTCTTAAAACTTGACTCCCCCCAACTCCTTCCCATCCCAGTCATTTTAATGGGCCTCATCTTTTCGTTCAACTTAAAATTCTGCTGTTGGAATTCATGGTCTTGCTGTGTTATTTGCTCTCTCTTTGATAGTTAGcctctctctgctgttctctttcattcctgcAGGTATTGGACATCTCCAGGGAGCATTATCTCCATGAGAATGAGAAAAATGACACTGCAGGATGGAACAGTAGTGTTAATGGGTCACTGAGTGACAGCTGAGCCTTCTCTCAGAGGTATCAGCCAGGCTAGTCCTGCCAGGAACACAAGAGTTATATAGTAAAGTGTGCCAATTTAATCTTGTCATGTGTAGCCTGGGCTGCAAAGATAGAGTTCCCCATAAAAGCCCAACGTGATAAGGCTAAACCCAACTCATTCCAAAGGAGAATATGCAAAGATGCTAATTGGAAAATACCTGTGCTACAGGTCCCACAGAAGATAGCCCTGTTTAAGCAACAGGGTCCGgttaagataataaataataaaatgtgaaactTCCAGAGGCCTCTTGGACATCATATATAATTAACCTATATTAACCTAGGTTCAACCTAAGGGTAGGTGCAGTTATATGTACAGAATATGATATCAAAGCATTTCCATTAAACTGATTAATCCCCATgatgttgttgtttgtttgctcactttttaaatttttgttatgttCCTAAGCCcatccacatttttaaagtaaaagtgaAATTTCCAGACAGCAGTGTAAAAGTTTAAAACTCACCAAGGAGATCCTGAGCTTCTGAGTTTCTCCTCTTATCTGCCCTCAGTTGGACAGGATTCAGGCTATGCATGGACCACAGAGCCGATCAGGGCATACTGCTCTTcatataatttatcttttgtCCTGTCGTTGTTCAATACCGTGTTTATTACAAAACAGAACTAATAGTCATCTGCATGCTCACCATTGAAATGCTGTTTGCAATTAAAATCCCCATAAATTCCAAGTTTTAATTAACATCAAATcttacttttaatctatttgaaattaaaggaaaacagatgagCACTTTTATAAGGCCAATGGTAGACtttacatttaattaataaaaaaccTAATAAAAGAGGAGCCAGTGATTATAGTAGCACTCATTCATGTCTGTGTGACAGAATTTCACATTTCATGTCTAATGGTTGATACTCCAGGGGCATTTCTGAATTTATCTTAAAAGTGTCACCCTACTGCATCAATAGCgtataaaatactttttgataAGTGacaaggaaatgtaaaaaaaaaaaaaagaacagtatatTTTAAGGGTATTTCAATTCCTCCAGCAATAATTGCACTCTTTCACCAAATGTTAAATGAAGAAAACTGTTAAAAAGTGAATATGTTCCAGATAAATAATATCAGATTTCATGATATGATTAGTggcaatgtatttttttcatcgCTCTAAGATTTGGCAATTAAGAGTGATGAGTAAGAACTTGGTGAAAAAATTAAGAGTTATATATAACTCAGGGAAGAATTTTTCCCATTTGGTCTATTACTTTATCTCCCTcggagaaaagggaaaatgtcaGTACCATATATTCTGCAAAATAATGACAATCAAGCAAAGTTCCTATTTAATGTTATAATAAGCGAGGTTGTTTCAGAATAGTTCAGAGCCCTGGGCAaccaatatttcttttcttctcacccCCACGATAATTCTGAGgtattgttaaataaaaattcaggacaAATTATTATGAAGAGAAGACTTGATTGAAAACAAGATGTAAAGTGAGAGCGCTCCTCATTCCACCCAAACAATGATGGTGttagaaaaggaaagacattgtGGGTTAATTTTTAGTAGCAACTGATGAAACCACCGTCTTTCTTCTGCCAGATGAACAAAATCATCTGAGTCGTCATCCCTCAATATGTGACCCCATATCCTTAAAGTTTGGGACCAGGGTCTGGCAGATAATGGTAAAAGGGATTGTtacacaaaactataaaagaaaacttttcaaactTTTAATAAGCTTCCTATAATTAGAGCTGTAATTGAATGTGGCCAAGtgagataagaaataaaaattcatgtataacttGGTGTCGAGATTTAGTATGGTCTAATGTCTCAACCAGTAAAGTATTAGTATAGATGTCAGAAGTTGTAAATTCGTTTCTGCTTAGTACTTTGAGTTGTTTTATAAAATCGGAATCCCCATTCAGAAGAAAAGTCATCAATTCCATACATATTTctaacaaatcaaaacaaattcaCGAAAGCCTAAGTCACAGTTAGGTCTATTTGCATTTTCTCCAGAAAGTATTATTTACACTTCCTGGGAAAGTGTTTTGttcaaaagattttaattttcacataattaaaaactcatgtctcaaatttttatcttttaaataaacataaatgtagCCTGAGAAccttaattttaatagaaataaaatatatattaagtgtgatagtaaaaataaactatgaatTCAATAGTGAAATGAAGGCTTCTCTGGATAGTTTTTAGTTTCTCTTAACTGTAccatttttgatgttttctttatgtACGACCTTCAACAACTTTGGGTACACTCTTACCTTTTTCTAATATCGGTATACAATAACAAAATTAggacatttatttctttcactttgctTCTTTGAAGCCCCAAGTCGCTCACTAAACTAGGTTTAAAGAGACAAAGGAATGTTGGCAAAATTCCAGGGCACTGCTGCCCCCTAGAAGGAAGTTTGAGCAGCACATTTGACCAGTACAGGCAAATCGTGGGAAAAAGCACTCTGAGGAAGAAGGCAAATCTTGCACCCCTCTTTAACAACCTACTGTTGGCCACATCATCGGTTTTCTTTGCCCTATTCCTGTCTAAGCTGGGACACAGTGTTGCCTACTACACCCTAAACTGAGATCCCAATAGATTTCATGGTTCTCTTGGGAGATCCTTGTgaatatgtatagatatatacgCAAAATTTCCtggcaaaataatattttctaaaaataaaagatgaaattttaagcTATCATATGCATCAATTTGATATTTAAGGCATCGTTGTAAATATTGCCCAGGTATATGATAGCCTTGCATATCTTTGCTGGAGATACAAAGTTTGTTTATGTGATCTTCACAGAGACAGGTAAAgtggtttctattatttttcaatttccatgtgaggaaactgaggcatagagagttTAGGTGAAAGGCAAAATCTACAAAGCCAGTAAAAAAAGTGTAATATGCATTCTTCACTTATTCAGCCCATATAACAAAGTGCTTTCCTTCTATATGTCTCCTTTGTGTACTAAGTTGTAGAAATACAATGATGACATACAATTAGATTTCTCTCTACTTAATCCGGTTCATATGGAAGTGTTGTGCTGTGAGCTTTCCCAGATTTTCTGGCACTGGGTGTAGAAAAGGACACATCATCATTGAATGACAGAGGAAGCGACACATGAGCAGCTGTTATAGAGGCAATAAAACTAATGTATTGCATTCCAGGCAATGGTTACAATGACAGTTTGTCTTTATTAGGATCAAtgatgaacaaattaaaaatagagtacTGTCAAACTGCAACATTCAAAACAGAACACTATAATTTTGTAAAGTTGTGTTGTCTTCTTTAATTTGGTAATACAGCAGAGCTGAAAAGGCACACTGGGAAATATGAAAATCAGGATCTCATAATTATGCAATACGTTGTGAATATGAATGCAGTTTCTCCAAGCAACCTAAGACAATGCTGTAGATGTTTTATGGAGCTTTCTGTGCGTGAGAATCTTTCTGTTCCCACGGACCCACTGTGCATCTAGTTTCTAAGATATTTCCATAGTACCCAACACTGTAAATCTAATAGGCCACCGTGGGAGAAGCCTCAGAGAGGATTTTAAATAAGAGGCCCAAGAAACATCATCCATATTGGTAAATGAAGATAGGGCGCAAGAAGTGATTTTAAGCTCAAACATCTCAGGCGCTTCTCGAAAGTACCATATTCAGAAAGCAAGGTTACTGGGGGATTGTAGAGAAATTTAACAAGCTCCTATCAGGGCCAGCTGGCTATGCTGTTTCCATTCTCTTAGACAATGAACACCCTACTGACGTTTATGATGAGTTTCTCCAAAAACTCTTAGCCTTTATCTGCCCTCATCTAGTCCTCTTCCCACTTCATTCTACAATAAAATCATCATCTATTACAAGAATGCATTACAACTTTTAAAGGGATTGTCCACATTTTATGGACATTTTTCCATATTATATGGAAAATTGTatggaattttaaatattaaattttatggaATGCATCATATCCCCATTGACCTGAAGAAAAGCAGACCTAGGGAGGTTAATAAGCCCAGTAAACATTAAGCATGTCCTCAGGTTATGCACCTAGTTCATGGACAGCCAGTCTCACCTTCGGATGTACTGTTCCTTGCCTGAACGTACTACACTGctctccccagccctgtcccctgGTGAAGTTTTATGTCTATGAAGGTTTCCTTCCCACTAATCTCAGCAAAAGAGGAGTTCTCTTCTTATCTGGAAATCTAACTCCTCAGCCCTTGCCTCAGAATCCACTGTTCATTCAGAATGAGACACCCCTCTCTCTTGTACACTCCCCACTCCATCCCCCACCAGAGAATCATCAATTCTGTCTTCTCCTTTGGCCTTCTTTCATGCTCATATTCCTAAACTCTGAAAGAAGAAACTTAAGTCACCATTGCCTCTTTTAGATCTCATCCTACAGGCATTCCTTTATCTAGTCAAGTTCCACAAACATGCAGCCAGTATCCACAGTCTCCATTTACTTTCCTCTAATTGCTTCCATATGTTTCTACAATCTGTGTCATCAACAATGAACTGAAAGTTCTCACATCAAGGACTTGGCTAAATTTAATGACAGCTTCAGTATTATCAATTTCTGGAACTCTTTGCCACATAACATAAATGTTTCTCCATGGATATTACCTTACtctaattttaagggaaaaaaacaatccATGTTCTTGTGCTGCTTATACCCCACACTTTATTTCCTGATATGTCAACCTTGACCCACCCAAAAAAGTAAATGTGGGTCTACAGTTTAATACTATGTGCTCTATTCTCACCAGCTTAAATGATTACCCACAGACTCTCATGTGATTTATTGGTTTAATTCTCACCAGTAGGGAACTGGCAACTATATTTTCAACATTAACTTCCATCATTCTCTCTAATCTACCAGggaaaaactacattttaaatctCAGTAGTTATTTAGGCCTGAAAAAAAGTCTAGAAAGGAAGAGCTCTTGCCATTTAcccacttaaataaaaatatcttccctTCCCAATTTTCTTATTATCATCAGGAACCCATTCTGGGTTTATAATTCAACATATACTATGACTATAAAAATCTTGTTGAAAACTCTATACTGTAATGCAGAAAAGCAagagaacaaaatatttaaataatcccAAGATAAttactattaaattttaatttctcttttctttttctaatataatttccctttattttttaaatttctaataaaattaagatatatgtgcattttttatCTCTTGAGCTATTTTTCTTAGTGTCATATATAATTAATTTCCAAATAATCAAAACCTATTTGAAAGATAGTTCAACAGCTGCCAAAAAATCTCCATTATATGGATGTGTCATAAGTAAAATGTTCCCCTAAGACTGAACATTCCTGTTACTACTAATTTCATACTATGTTCCAGGTGTTATGTATTAGGGAagtactgctttttttttaaagagagagattgagagagagagagaaagaacacatgcacatggggcagagggagaaagagagagacaatcttaagcagtctccatgctgggtgtggaggtgGGACTCAACCTcattaccatgagatcatgacctgagctaaaatcaagagtcagatgctcaacagattaagccacccagacacccggTGATTTTAATAGACAATTATTTATTGACTTCTTAGTATGTTCCAGGTACTTTGCTAACTGTTTTGCAAgtgatattttaattaatgtatcaATTCAATGACATAAGCGAAATTGCATTACTTATTTCTACTGGTAAGAAAACTAAGCatttaatagtaaatatttccAGAAACCAAATCCAGAAACTtaaatttcttctaatattttgtcAATGATTATACAAGCTCTAAAGGATGATCTGTTGAGAATTGATGGCTCATTATAAAGGTAAACAAAAGTGTATATGttaaaaatgttaccaaaaaaaaaaattgggggcgcctgggtggctcagtcggttaagtggccgacttcggctcaggtcatgatctcgcggtccgtgagttcgagcccggcatcaggctctgtgctgacagctcagagcctggagcctgtttcagattctgtgtctccctctctctgaccctcccccgttcatgctctgtctctctctgtctcaaaataaatgacattcaaaaaaaaaagttaccaatttGTCAAAAGAATGAATTAAGGTAGTGAACAGTCAAGAAATAAGTATGTTGAAGAACAGACTCTTGACTCTGATTAACTCCATGAAATCATACTTtctataaaataacaaaaaaccaaGCAGAGATAATAAACATTAGGAAACAATGCAAGTGAAACAATagtcattaactttttaaagaagacagTGAGATTCTAAAAGGTACTTTGCATTATCCTCAATGCCCTTTAAGCTCAAATCTTATCTGTTCCTGAAAGGTTACTGCATTTATCTGCCCTTACTGAAAGTTGTTGAAAGATAACAAGTTAACATGCAGTCCATTATGAATGAAGAGGAAGTATACATGACACTTTGTTAAGGGAAATTGTGTAGTGCATTTGCTTTAGCAATTCAATATTGTTATTTGTGGTTGAGCCACGGCACAAAATTACTTTAAATCTTAAATAACAGAAGATTTAGGGCCCCAAATATGAAAATAGAGATGGCTTCATACCATTGAcaataaagtaaaacaacaacaataagcAAAAAAATGAGGACGATGCTAAAACAAGagtaatttgtaaataaaagaagaatatcAACTGGCAGACATTCAGTGTACTTCAGACATCATCAATATGCTATAGGCTTTCGGTAAGCTATGTGCTAATTTTGGATTATGAATATGAAATGTTAGTAACCACATATATCTTAATCAGGAGGTTAGTAGTAAATATCCCTTAATCACATGTAAAAACGGCTCTTTCAAACTTTGTTCATTCTCCTATATAATAGAATAAGAGATTTtcatctttggataaattctcagTCCATCAAGAGGATCTCTTGTGGCTTTTCAGTAGGCAATTAGATAATAATTTAAGCATCCTGGCTGAGTAACAGGAGCttcagaggaagaagaagaaagaagaagaagaagaagaagaagaagaataagaagaagaaagaaaagaagaagaagaagaagaagaagaagcggaaggaggagaagaaagtagaagaagaagaagaaagagaagaaggaaaaaagaagaaatgaagaaaaaagcgaagaaagaaagaaagaaagaaaagaaagaaagaaagaaagaaagacagacatttaGGGGCTATTCTACCACTGTTGATTCACCTGTGTGGTGGGGCTGAAATAGCAAATTCTGGGTTAagaagttcatttctttttctcttcagctA
Coding sequences within:
- the PDHA2 gene encoding pyruvate dehydrogenase E1 component subunit alpha, testis-specific form, mitochondrial isoform X2 codes for the protein MRKMLAAVVSRVLSGVTQKPASRVLVASCNYSNDAMFAIKKCDLYRLEEGPPVTTVLTREDGLRYYRMMQTVRRMELKADQLYKQKFIRGFCHLCDGQEACSVGLEAGINPTDRVITSYRAHGLCYTRGLSVRSILAELTGRRGGCAKGKGGSMHMYVKNFYGGNGIVGAQGPLGAAHNMAALWKLPCVFICENNLYGMGTPVERASASTDYYKRGNFIPGLRVDGMDVLGVREATKFVADYCRSGKGPIVMELQTYRYHGHSMSDPGISYRTREEVQNVRRESDPIMLLKDRMVDSKLATVEELKDIDVEVRKEVEDAAQFAMTDPEPPLEELAHHIYCNTPAFEVRGANQWIKFKSLS
- the PDHA2 gene encoding pyruvate dehydrogenase E1 component subunit alpha, testis-specific form, mitochondrial isoform X1, with product MRKMLAAVVSRVLSGVTQKPASRVLVASCNYSNDAMFAIKKCDLYRLEEGPPVTTVLTREDGLRYYRMMQTVRRMELKADQLYKQKFIRGFCHLCDGQEACSVGLEAGINPTDRVITSYRAHGLCYTRGLSVRSILAELTGRRGGCAKGKGGSMHMYVKNFYGGNGIVGAQGPLGAGIALACKYKGNKEVCLALYGDGAANQGQIAEAHNMAALWKLPCVFICENNLYGMGTPVERASASTDYYKRGNFIPGLRVDGMDVLGVREATKFVADYCRSGKGPIVMELQTYRYHGHSMSDPGISYRTREEVQNVRRESDPIMLLKDRMVDSKLATVEELKDIDVEVRKEVEDAAQFAMTDPEPPLEELAHHIYCNTPAFEVRGANQWIKFKSLS